From Bacteroidales bacterium, a single genomic window includes:
- a CDS encoding tetratricopeptide repeat protein translates to MIRLFLLSLFLTSLTLGAAPFDPLEKERLLKQLPSDTSKVILLIQLGEYFGSIDQEKALVYLHEAYLLSTELEYKKGIAGSFLFQGRVYYYKDEYDIALRYLEQARKLFEEIGDDDGLANYRFAVGSVYSLLGNYNKAIENFQEMHMLSKQTGNKKLQSTSLISLGTLHIERSEPVLALSYLMTALGIVEELNDKGAKALILSGMGSAYASMHDYDSALLCLKQSFSIRSQLQDSRGMASSEYTIADIYLQMGLLDDALHSLYAAKKNYTSLNEQTGVCISILKTAQTLEKAGSKNEALSEACMALDLAMEMKNPLLIHNCYETLSQISASTGKYEDAYQYLLMSAGIKDSLSIINNEKVFRESEMKFQTARKNDEIEILKSRNAIQRKQNLLLTISVIAVMAILLLLYFLFKLKTKALKKQEMLNDQEKINNLQKAEIQRREQQYLEEQLESKNRELASKALEMLRINETLGDVIEKLEQQYLKNKDQNELSIQIKSIIAGLEAQLKNSTWNEFEKIFRNIHSEFFQKLLAVCPDLTPSEIKTAAFLKLNLSSKEIAAISFKSEAGIKSTRYRLRQKLGLHSDDNLVPFLMQL, encoded by the coding sequence ATGATCCGCTTGTTCCTGTTGTCATTATTTTTAACATCATTAACGTTAGGTGCAGCTCCGTTTGATCCCTTGGAGAAGGAGCGTTTGTTAAAGCAACTGCCTTCCGACACATCAAAAGTTATTCTCTTGATTCAGCTTGGGGAATATTTTGGAAGTATTGATCAGGAGAAAGCCCTTGTTTATCTGCATGAAGCATACCTTCTTTCAACTGAGTTGGAATATAAAAAGGGAATTGCAGGTAGTTTTCTTTTTCAGGGAAGGGTATATTACTATAAGGATGAATATGATATTGCCCTCAGGTATCTTGAGCAGGCCCGAAAACTTTTTGAGGAGATCGGTGATGATGATGGGCTTGCCAATTATCGTTTCGCAGTTGGTAGTGTGTATTCATTGCTTGGAAATTATAACAAAGCTATTGAGAATTTCCAGGAAATGCACATGCTAAGTAAACAAACAGGGAACAAAAAACTTCAATCAACATCCCTGATTAGTCTTGGAACACTTCACATCGAGCGTTCGGAGCCGGTTTTGGCATTGTCCTATTTGATGACTGCCCTTGGAATTGTTGAGGAATTGAACGACAAAGGAGCTAAAGCACTTATTCTTTCAGGTATGGGAAGCGCTTATGCCAGCATGCATGATTACGACTCCGCTCTGCTCTGCCTGAAACAAAGCTTCTCTATACGATCACAATTACAGGATAGTCGCGGGATGGCGAGCTCAGAATATACTATAGCCGATATATATTTGCAAATGGGACTGCTGGATGATGCACTGCACAGCCTTTATGCCGCAAAAAAAAATTATACATCCCTCAATGAACAAACCGGTGTATGTATCTCGATTCTTAAAACGGCTCAAACCCTCGAAAAAGCAGGTTCGAAAAATGAAGCTCTATCTGAAGCTTGCATGGCCTTAGACCTGGCTATGGAAATGAAGAACCCTTTGCTGATTCATAATTGTTATGAAACTCTATCGCAAATATCAGCCTCAACCGGTAAATATGAAGATGCATATCAATACCTATTGATGAGTGCTGGTATCAAGGATAGCTTATCAATTATAAACAATGAGAAAGTTTTCAGGGAGTCAGAAATGAAATTTCAAACAGCCAGGAAAAACGATGAAATAGAAATTTTGAAAAGCAGAAATGCTATCCAGCGAAAGCAAAACCTTTTACTGACCATTTCAGTAATAGCGGTGATGGCCATTCTTTTACTTTTATACTTTCTTTTCAAGCTAAAAACCAAAGCGCTGAAAAAGCAGGAGATGTTGAATGATCAGGAAAAAATAAACAATCTGCAGAAAGCTGAAATACAAAGAAGGGAACAACAATATCTGGAAGAACAACTGGAATCGAAAAACCGTGAATTGGCATCAAAAGCGCTGGAGATGCTGCGAATTAATGAAACCCTGGGCGATGTTATAGAAAAACTTGAGCAACAGTATCTTAAAAACAAAGATCAGAACGAACTTTCCATACAAATCAAAAGCATTATTGCAGGTTTAGAAGCCCAGCTTAAAAATAGCACATGGAATGAATTTGAAAAGATTTTCCGTAATATCCACTCTGAGTTTTTTCAGAAATTACTTGCTGTTTGCCCGGATCTCACACCGTCGGAGATTAAAACAGCAGCCTTTCTCAAATTGAATCTTAGCAGTAAAGAAATTGCTGCGATTTCTTTCAAATCAGAAGCGGGTATCAAGTCAACG
- a CDS encoding T9SS type A sorting domain-containing protein: MKSQLLQLTKIGASIVFFMMLTSAMAQESFPQLIESSTSIGSVIETDLNFFAEKQAIVRYREVKLNNLISLPNAFSVDDKILLNLFENTTYTAKVRSIEENVMGTVVITADIIEANYAYAILSTHGGRSLINVFIPETGSHFQIISDPVTLKHYLIEINSSLITATVEYPSLIPGELTSEDIEEQKRIEKEMDYTKSGPGDPATIDVMIVYTPAARNWGNANGGGIFNCVATAVAIGNTAHANSATILTIRLVHTAEITYTESGDVELDLNRLTLTADGHMDIVHTWRNTYGADLVQLFSTMGGGIGWLLNSTAGKPADAFSIAGVSTSTAYTPIHEMGHNMGCGHHKDQNFQAGPGLYDYAAGWRWQGTDGVWYSSVMSYTAAGNFPLNPVNSTRVGHFSNPSVNFMGVATGHATDGDNARAIRNTKHVIAAYRSTATINCIVCPGYDFAISPGNSWSTHASSFAASGCKMYRISVEQGRTYTFKTGCGDGATANFDTYMHVYDNNCDQVAYNDEGCEDHRSIVTWMATYSGYAYVKVRGWSGAGGSYTMAYQKTDELTWQGDISTNWNTAGNWDGNVVPDNTFDVIIPTGAVRQPYVSSANASCKNLTLNSGATLTIGAYNLEIDYDADIYGTLTMNNTASRLYVYDDIRWQLGSSASATGSATIYVYGDWDFMDGANVYLTAGYVDFYGTSLAYIRSKDSDSHFYHVRNHKSGTSLSHSAASTFPCRLTGNLYIYSGCTLTSYSSQSFIIGSFVNNMSGSIALGNGTFIFDGSSGSSSFVAGDYFNNVTISSSGTTTFNQDIEIRGNLLIESGALGLGSTTLSIMGNWTNNIGTAGFVEGTSTVVFNGGNYHQYCSTETFNNLEVNKPLGGAFRVSSGTVTCNQYNWTAGAIDVDTGTFTALDLADNGLDGGYWVNPGATINLYQDALQYVDLRCHLNFNGGGTINVYGGNGYSYWPFGYNASITMSGGVLDFKDNGILINNTGALTLNDNITGGTIRMSRGFLGERADFTPVAGTFEFYGSGDYLISQANGCTLPNVKIDKSAKESGENNINGPVYDERSGHLLTDGGKANTITLGSNFVITGDLNVDAGSFNLSSYTCNVEGTTTIYGQLIMTNTANDFTTVNMYWENGSSANVTAGTFHSGNWAFREGTTAKLGTGNTTYITSNMIYPTSTDAEFGNLVRGPLSKNLSVNVTGKTYYPTKVMGYYTVKSGASLFFLQSGAGMIVAGNATIENGASISFSAADFQVGGTLNLSGTLSVSNGCSASVQGEFAFPSTGLLNLNQGTFTNNYSTSSVSLAGTLQLIEGIVEFPNRSVSISSTFNDQISGGVFRVGKTLSANSAGTFQPLAGTVEFVNTSAGNYVQVTNGNYLHNMVLDKPGSSFQVYDNLTIKGSLFIDDGVLNSNNKTISIGENWYNNVGTSAFNETNSRVIFNGTTAQFCSTEDFHILEVNKPMELLYNLAEHNINCQIYDWTSGGIWISPGNFTAYDLADNGLFGTFAIYSGTMNLHQDGAQYVDINGTVIIGSGAELNVFGGATTSYWPYYDNATVFMTGGVLDFKDVGILVYNSPTYSFTENVTAGTIRTTGHMSVNNLNFTPSGGTVELYGGSDAGIAVSAGHFHNVLINKSGGDGLKSEPVLERNGNITEGTRANTVNVTTDILVNNDLTVEIGSLNLIGVDVSAGGNVNVNSGGTIVLNNNSNLLLASAKTLSINTGGTLNAIGSLGAEARISRISTGNYGFNINSGATISAEHTIFEYMNTNGVNVNSGGIVDPARSFTNCNFRNGQSGGRLLTINNNQSLLLSNVVFPGSTGYYNVSKTVDAGVVTLSDYSGVFAGPTNEQDTYGRIHWTGQISPTVDLDGVLIGSGQDLCFEALQTITVGGSQSFVVENGGNVNLVAGQNIRLLEGTHIHNGGYLHAWITTNGIYCGSGSSMLATSEALLAVPANEIIKDKPGFGVYPNPTKGTFTLELYDIIEFTSISVEVFDLIGNNVFSVEEPIAKSYIFNLGDSQPGIYLIRVTNGSYVGIEKVIRQ; the protein is encoded by the coding sequence ATGAAATCTCAACTTCTACAATTGACAAAAATTGGTGCAAGCATTGTTTTCTTTATGATGCTTACATCTGCTATGGCACAGGAATCTTTTCCTCAGCTAATTGAATCTTCAACTTCTATAGGGTCAGTCATTGAAACTGATCTAAACTTCTTCGCGGAAAAACAGGCTATTGTGCGTTACAGAGAAGTTAAACTTAATAATTTAATTTCCTTGCCTAATGCTTTTAGTGTTGATGACAAGATTTTATTAAACCTTTTTGAGAACACTACTTATACAGCAAAGGTAAGGAGCATTGAAGAAAATGTAATGGGAACCGTTGTAATTACTGCTGATATAATTGAGGCAAATTATGCTTATGCAATACTTAGCACACACGGAGGACGATCGCTTATCAATGTTTTTATCCCGGAAACCGGCAGTCATTTTCAGATCATAAGCGATCCGGTTACACTCAAACACTACCTGATTGAGATTAATTCATCCCTGATAACTGCAACTGTTGAGTATCCTTCACTTATTCCGGGTGAGCTTACGTCTGAAGATATTGAAGAACAAAAAAGAATAGAGAAGGAAATGGACTATACAAAATCAGGACCTGGCGATCCTGCCACCATTGATGTAATGATTGTTTACACGCCGGCAGCCCGCAACTGGGGCAATGCAAATGGCGGAGGCATCTTTAATTGCGTTGCAACGGCAGTAGCAATCGGAAATACAGCCCATGCCAATAGTGCGACCATTCTTACTATCAGATTAGTGCATACGGCAGAAATAACCTATACTGAGAGTGGGGACGTTGAGTTGGATCTCAACCGTCTTACCCTTACCGCCGATGGACATATGGACATTGTTCACACCTGGCGCAATACTTATGGAGCCGACCTGGTGCAGTTGTTCTCAACCATGGGTGGTGGAATTGGCTGGTTGTTGAATTCGACTGCAGGAAAGCCTGCTGATGCATTTTCAATTGCCGGTGTTAGCACTTCAACTGCATATACTCCAATTCATGAAATGGGTCATAACATGGGCTGCGGGCATCACAAAGATCAAAACTTTCAGGCTGGTCCTGGATTATATGATTATGCAGCCGGATGGAGATGGCAAGGTACTGATGGCGTTTGGTACTCATCGGTAATGAGTTATACAGCTGCCGGAAATTTTCCGTTAAACCCTGTGAACTCAACCAGGGTTGGCCATTTCTCCAATCCTTCCGTCAACTTTATGGGTGTTGCTACCGGACATGCAACCGATGGTGATAATGCCCGTGCTATTCGTAACACCAAGCATGTAATTGCAGCATACCGCTCTACAGCAACCATCAATTGTATTGTATGTCCCGGATATGATTTTGCGATTAGTCCCGGAAATTCATGGTCCACCCACGCTTCATCTTTTGCTGCAAGTGGTTGTAAAATGTATCGCATTTCAGTGGAACAGGGGCGAACTTATACCTTTAAAACCGGATGTGGAGATGGTGCAACTGCGAACTTCGATACTTACATGCATGTTTATGATAATAATTGCGATCAGGTGGCGTATAACGATGAAGGTTGCGAAGATCACAGATCTATTGTTACCTGGATGGCTACTTATTCAGGGTATGCCTACGTAAAAGTGAGAGGCTGGTCTGGAGCAGGTGGGTCTTACACTATGGCATACCAAAAAACTGATGAATTAACGTGGCAGGGAGATATTAGCACAAACTGGAACACAGCAGGTAACTGGGATGGGAATGTGGTACCTGATAATACTTTTGATGTTATTATTCCTACAGGCGCTGTAAGACAACCTTATGTATCGAGTGCCAATGCCTCGTGTAAAAATTTGACTTTAAATTCAGGAGCAACCTTAACAATAGGTGCATACAATCTTGAAATAGATTATGATGCTGATATCTATGGAACGCTCACAATGAACAATACAGCATCTAGACTTTATGTTTATGATGATATCAGGTGGCAATTAGGCTCTTCGGCTTCAGCCACCGGAAGTGCCACGATTTATGTATATGGAGACTGGGATTTTATGGATGGTGCAAATGTTTATCTAACAGCAGGTTATGTAGATTTTTACGGTACCAGTCTTGCTTACATCCGGTCTAAAGACTCTGACAGCCACTTTTATCATGTGCGAAACCATAAAAGCGGGACTTCACTTAGTCATAGTGCTGCTTCAACATTTCCGTGCCGGTTAACGGGTAACCTCTATATCTATTCAGGATGTACACTTACCAGTTATTCAAGCCAGAGTTTCATCATTGGCAGTTTTGTAAACAATATGAGCGGAAGTATCGCTCTTGGCAATGGTACATTTATATTCGATGGATCCTCTGGCTCTTCCTCCTTCGTTGCAGGAGACTATTTTAACAACGTAACCATCAGTTCATCCGGCACAACTACTTTTAACCAAGATATTGAAATCAGGGGCAATCTATTGATCGAAAGCGGAGCTCTGGGGCTAGGAAGCACAACCCTTTCAATCATGGGCAACTGGACTAATAATATCGGAACGGCAGGCTTTGTTGAAGGAACCAGCACGGTTGTTTTTAATGGGGGCAACTATCATCAGTATTGTTCAACCGAAACATTTAATAATCTGGAAGTGAACAAGCCTCTGGGTGGCGCCTTCAGGGTGTCTTCCGGCACAGTAACCTGTAATCAATATAACTGGACAGCAGGTGCCATTGATGTAGATACCGGTACATTTACCGCCCTTGACCTGGCCGATAACGGATTAGACGGGGGCTACTGGGTGAACCCAGGGGCGACAATAAACCTCTATCAGGATGCTTTGCAATATGTTGACCTAAGATGCCATCTCAACTTTAATGGTGGAGGAACTATCAATGTGTATGGAGGTAATGGATACAGCTATTGGCCTTTTGGATATAATGCCTCCATTACTATGTCGGGTGGTGTACTTGATTTTAAGGATAATGGCATCCTTATAAATAATACCGGGGCCTTAACGTTAAATGATAATATTACAGGTGGAACCATCCGAATGTCGCGTGGATTCCTGGGTGAAAGGGCAGACTTTACACCCGTTGCCGGTACATTTGAGTTCTATGGTTCTGGTGATTATTTAATTTCCCAGGCCAATGGTTGCACATTACCGAATGTTAAAATCGATAAGAGCGCGAAAGAGAGTGGGGAAAACAATATCAACGGTCCGGTGTATGACGAACGCAGCGGTCATTTGCTTACTGATGGTGGCAAAGCCAACACCATAACCCTTGGTTCCAATTTTGTAATAACAGGAGATTTAAATGTTGATGCAGGCAGTTTTAATTTGAGTTCTTATACCTGTAATGTAGAAGGAACAACAACAATCTATGGACAGTTAATCATGACCAATACGGCAAATGATTTCACCACTGTTAATATGTATTGGGAAAATGGTTCGTCAGCGAATGTCACTGCAGGTACATTTCATTCCGGAAACTGGGCATTTAGAGAAGGAACTACTGCAAAACTTGGTACCGGCAATACTACTTACATAACCTCCAACATGATTTATCCTACAAGTACCGACGCCGAATTTGGTAATTTGGTGAGGGGGCCTTTGTCAAAAAATTTGAGTGTGAACGTAACCGGAAAAACCTATTATCCGACAAAAGTGATGGGTTATTACACAGTAAAAAGCGGGGCCTCATTATTTTTCTTACAGTCCGGTGCTGGTATGATTGTGGCGGGGAATGCTACTATTGAAAATGGGGCCAGCATTTCTTTCAGCGCTGCCGATTTTCAGGTTGGCGGAACTTTGAATCTTTCCGGTACGCTGTCAGTTTCTAACGGGTGCTCAGCGAGCGTTCAGGGTGAATTTGCCTTTCCGTCAACAGGGTTGCTTAATTTAAACCAGGGTACTTTTACTAATAATTATAGCACAAGTAGCGTATCATTAGCCGGAACTCTTCAGCTAATAGAAGGCATTGTTGAATTTCCAAACCGGTCAGTTTCGATCTCCAGCACTTTCAATGACCAGATTAGCGGGGGAGTTTTCAGGGTCGGAAAAACATTATCAGCAAATTCTGCCGGCACGTTCCAGCCCCTTGCCGGAACTGTTGAATTTGTCAATACAAGTGCGGGCAACTATGTTCAGGTAACCAATGGAAATTATCTTCATAACATGGTGCTCGATAAACCTGGTTCTTCATTCCAGGTTTACGATAACCTTACAATAAAGGGAAGCTTATTTATTGATGACGGCGTACTGAACTCTAACAATAAGACTATCAGTATTGGCGAAAATTGGTACAACAACGTTGGTACTTCAGCTTTTAATGAAACCAACAGCAGGGTGATATTCAATGGAACCACAGCGCAGTTCTGTTCTACAGAGGATTTCCATATCCTTGAAGTTAATAAACCAATGGAGTTGCTTTACAACCTTGCTGAGCATAATATAAACTGCCAGATTTACGATTGGACAAGTGGAGGTATCTGGATTTCACCCGGAAACTTTACTGCTTATGATCTGGCCGATAACGGCCTGTTTGGAACCTTTGCCATTTATTCTGGTACGATGAACCTCCACCAGGATGGTGCTCAGTACGTAGATATCAATGGTACAGTTATTATAGGAAGTGGAGCAGAATTGAATGTTTTTGGCGGTGCTACTACCAGCTATTGGCCTTATTATGATAATGCCACGGTATTTATGACCGGTGGTGTTCTTGATTTTAAAGATGTAGGCATTCTTGTTTATAATTCACCAACCTATTCTTTTACCGAAAATGTTACGGCTGGAACTATAAGAACCACAGGGCACATGTCGGTTAACAACCTGAATTTTACACCTTCAGGAGGAACTGTTGAACTCTATGGAGGTTCAGATGCCGGAATTGCAGTAAGTGCAGGACATTTCCACAATGTTTTAATTAATAAATCCGGAGGAGATGGTTTGAAATCAGAACCAGTGTTAGAAAGAAATGGAAATATCACCGAGGGAACCAGAGCAAACACTGTGAATGTTACCACAGACATATTAGTAAATAATGATTTGACAGTTGAGATTGGCTCTTTAAACTTGATCGGAGTTGATGTTTCAGCCGGCGGTAATGTGAATGTAAATTCAGGCGGGACAATTGTTCTAAACAATAACAGCAACCTTCTGCTGGCTTCCGCAAAAACGCTTTCAATCAATACCGGAGGAACACTAAATGCAATTGGAAGTTTGGGCGCTGAAGCCCGCATATCCAGAATTTCCACAGGAAATTATGGTTTTAATATCAATAGCGGAGCCACCATTAGCGCAGAGCATACCATTTTCGAATACATGAATACCAATGGAGTAAATGTTAATTCAGGTGGCATTGTTGATCCGGCGAGGTCGTTTACAAATTGTAATTTCCGCAACGGACAAAGTGGGGGAAGACTGTTAACCATCAACAACAATCAAAGCCTGTTGCTGAGTAATGTTGTTTTTCCGGGAAGTACGGGTTATTATAATGTTTCAAAAACGGTGGATGCAGGTGTAGTTACCCTCTCCGATTATAGTGGAGTTTTCGCCGGACCAACAAATGAGCAGGACACTTATGGACGCATTCACTGGACAGGTCAAATATCGCCAACTGTTGACCTTGATGGTGTTTTAATTGGTTCTGGACAGGACCTGTGTTTTGAAGCCTTGCAAACCATCACGGTGGGAGGTTCGCAAAGTTTTGTTGTTGAAAATGGTGGGAATGTGAACCTTGTAGCCGGGCAAAACATACGTTTGCTTGAAGGCACTCATATTCATAACGGCGGTTATTTGCATGCATGGATCACAACCAATGGCATCTATTGCGGCAGTGGATCATCAATGTTAGCTACAAGCGAAGCATTACTTGCAGTGCCAGCAAATGAAATCATAAAAGATAAGCCTGGTTTTGGAGTATATCCCAACCCGACAAAGGGAACATTTACTTTGGAACTCTATGATATAATTGAGTTTACAAGCATTTCAGTTGAAGTGTTTGACCTGATAGGAAACAATGTTTTTTCGGTGGAAGAACCGATAGCCAAAAGCTATATCTTTAATCTTGGCGACAGCCAACCGGGTATTTATCTCATCAGGGTTACAAATGGAAGTTATGTTGGAATAGAGAAAGTCATCAGGCAATGA